The following are encoded in a window of Nomia melanderi isolate GNS246 chromosome 6, iyNomMela1, whole genome shotgun sequence genomic DNA:
- the Sgf29 gene encoding SAGA-associated factor 29, translated as MPFTADAAASQIQERLKNLYHLVHEIETQRVRSEHNLNNIIKTYDKVTPEDKVSPYYQQKLKNLYSAAVGDAQQEEEILRKALGKINEIRAIRNERRIQARNAGNKETIRRGALMKMLLSTAQTLPLYVGKTPGAKPPPLCGAIPAEPTYIAKMGDMVAALVKGSEEEENWILAEVVQFNPTTNKYEVDDIDEEQKDRHTLSRRRVVPLPLMRANPETDPHALFPKGSIVMALYPQTTCFYKAVVNQLPTTATEEYEVLFEDATYADGYSPPLNVAQRYVISIKESKKNKSQC; from the coding sequence ATGCCGTTCACGGCCGATGCCGCGGCTAGCCAGATTCAGGAGCGGCTGAAGAATCTCTACCACCTAGTGCACGAGATCGAGACGCAGCGGGTGCGATCGGAACACAATTTGAACAACATCATAAAGACCTACGACAAGGTGACACCAGAGGACAAGGTGTCGCCCTACTACCAGCAGAAGCTGAAGAACTTGTACAGTGCAGCGGTGGGGGATGCCCAACAAGAGGAGGAGATTCTGCGCAAGGCGTTGGGAAAGATCAACGAAATTCGGGCGATCAGGAACGAGCGACGTATACAGGCCCGCAACGCCGGCAATAAAGAAACGATCAGGCGCGGTGCTCTGATGAAAATGTTGTTGAGCACCGCGCAGACCTTGCCGCTCTATGTGGGGAAGACGCCAGGAGCGAAACCGCCACCCCTCTGCGGAGCGATTCCAGCGGAGCCAACATACATAGCAAAGATGGGCGACATGGTGGCGGCCTTGGTGAAAGGATCCGAGGAAGAAGAGAACTGGATCTTAGCGGAAGTGGTACAGTTCAATCCCACCACGAACAAGTACGAAGTGGACGATATCGACGAGGAGCAAAAGGACAGGCACACTCTGTCGAGGAGAAGAGTGGTGCCACTACCGTTGATGAGAGCCAACCCAGAGACTGATCCCCACGCCCTCTTCCCGAAAGGGTCTATCGTGATGGCGTTATATCCTCAAACGACCTGTTTCTACAAGGCTGTGGTGAATCAATTGCCTACCACCGCCACGGAAGAATACGAGGTTCTATTCGAGGACGCGACCTACGCGGACGGCTACTCCCCCCCGTTGAACGTTGCTCAGCGTTACGTGATCTCGATCAAGGAGAGCAAAAAGAACAAGAGCCAATGTTGA